The Bacteroidales bacterium sequence ACCAGCAGGAGGAAGAAGTACTAATTATGAGTTAAATGAAATAACTTAGCAGATTTGAAAACAAAAAGCTTAGCAGGTAACACGCAATTTGTTTCATGCCATATTCCAAACCTTGTATTCTCTGAAAAAACATTAAAAAATAAAAATTTATTATTATCAAAGTAAAATAAAATTTCGAATTTTATGTTTATTCTTTAAAACAACTATTAATGCATATTAATTCGATTATAAGTATTATCCTTTGTTTAATAAGTCTTGAATTATTTTCTCAAACGGGAGGTGATAATATATATGATTTTTTGAACCTTACAAACTCTGCTCGTGTTGCTTCTCTCGGTGGCAATAATGTTTCAATTAAAGATAACGACCTTGATTTAACATTTCATAATCCTTCATTGCTGAACAGTTCAATGGATAATCAATTAGCTTTGAACTATGTAAATTATTTTGCAGATATTAATTATGGTTATATTTCTTATGCAAGAGATTCCAAAGAACACGGAACATTTGCAATTGGTTTACATCACATAAATTATGGCGAATTTACCGAGACTAATAATATAGGTGAAATTACAGGACAATTCAATGCTGCCGAATATGCTTTAAATTTAATCTGGTCGAAACCTATTAACAGTTTATTTTCATTTGGAATTAATATCAAACCTATTTATTCTGAACTGGAAAAATACAAATCATATGGCATTGCCGCTGATGCAGGGGTAACATATTTTAACCCTGATTTACAACTATCCGCAGCATTAGTTCTTAAAAATTTTGGAAGGCAATTAACAACATATTATGAAAATAATTCAGAGCCTTTACCATTTGAAGTACAATTAGGAATATCAAAAAAGCTCCTTCATGCACCGTTTCGATTTTCAATGCTTGTTCATCATCTTGAAACATACGATTTGTCTTTCGAGGAAATTAATGACCCTGAACCTACTAACTCATCAGAATACTCTGATACATTAATAGTTAAACATGGTGATAAGTTTTTTGATAACATATTACGACATATGATTTTCGGTGTAGAATTATTACCAACAAAAAACTTTTCAGTAAGATTCGGATATAATTTTAAACGC is a genomic window containing:
- the porQ gene encoding type IX secretion system protein PorQ, with protein sequence MHINSIISIILCLISLELFSQTGGDNIYDFLNLTNSARVASLGGNNVSIKDNDLDLTFHNPSLLNSSMDNQLALNYVNYFADINYGYISYARDSKEHGTFAIGLHHINYGEFTETNNIGEITGQFNAAEYALNLIWSKPINSLFSFGINIKPIYSELEKYKSYGIAADAGVTYFNPDLQLSAALVLKNFGRQLTTYYENNSEPLPFEVQLGISKKLLHAPFRFSMLVHHLETYDLSFEEINDPEPTNSSEYSDTLIVKHGDKFFDNILRHMIFGVELLPTKNFSVRFGYNFKRRRELLITSKPGGAGLSWGVGFRISKFHFNYGRATYHLAGPSNHFSINTNLSDFYKKTK